One window of Candidatus Nitrosocosmicus arcticus genomic DNA carries:
- a CDS encoding FAD-dependent oxidoreductase: MVNDGQGNYDGSIKNNTGQRKECLTINNNHIVIIGAGILGTTLAYVISSLSNSKVTIIEQEVKAGLHTSSRNTGKVHAPFIYNPEKKKIWAKAALYGYDFWKRYCQVNKILFVEDGVIEVANDDKSLSTLSLHLEWGIKNGLDEKEIVMMDEKEISIIEPNLKCKSAILCYKDASVNYGQITQSLATQISRENHQVTFITRSKVLKIKNRTDSSPEIILEYINLFENTKKEIKCDFLINATGSNSINMLDKTKIIHQYSDLFFRGEYWIAPSKYSTLTKHSIYSVPEFQQFPFLDPHWIIRTNGNREVGPNACPVFSPYGYNKIVNTKEFLPKIYKLMKGKNNKINRTLFSREMLNLIYKEGLSSISKKYMINRVKKFLPLIEDRDFKIRGTSGIRSNLIDNGGNFVMNPIFMLRNNMLHILNYNSPGATGAFPISYSIIYKLIQLGILKNDREDGHKDAQVVCFDQKLIEACKYEIGLDFI, encoded by the coding sequence ATCGTTAATGACGGGCAGGGTAACTATGACGGGAGTATAAAAAATAATACTGGACAGAGGAAAGAGTGTCTAACCATAAATAATAACCATATCGTAATTATTGGTGCAGGTATTCTAGGAACAACTTTAGCATATGTAATTTCTTCCCTATCAAACTCAAAGGTAACAATAATTGAGCAGGAAGTAAAAGCAGGTTTACATACTAGTTCTAGGAATACCGGCAAGGTCCATGCACCTTTTATCTACAATCCTGAAAAGAAGAAAATTTGGGCCAAAGCTGCCTTGTATGGTTATGATTTTTGGAAAAGATATTGTCAAGTAAACAAAATATTATTTGTTGAGGATGGGGTAATTGAAGTAGCAAATGATGATAAATCATTAAGTACACTTTCGCTGCATTTGGAATGGGGAATAAAAAATGGCTTGGATGAAAAGGAAATTGTGATGATGGATGAAAAGGAAATATCAATTATTGAACCCAATCTTAAATGTAAGTCAGCGATTTTATGTTATAAAGATGCATCGGTAAATTATGGTCAAATTACCCAAAGTTTAGCAACCCAGATATCCCGTGAAAATCATCAAGTAACCTTCATAACGCGATCTAAAGTTCTAAAGATAAAAAATAGAACTGATTCAAGTCCTGAAATTATCCTAGAATATATTAACCTTTTTGAAAATACGAAAAAAGAAATCAAATGTGATTTCCTGATCAACGCCACTGGAAGCAATTCGATTAATATGTTAGATAAGACCAAAATAATCCATCAATATAGCGACCTTTTTTTTAGAGGGGAATATTGGATAGCACCATCAAAGTACAGTACACTCACAAAACATAGCATTTATTCAGTACCTGAATTCCAACAATTTCCGTTTCTGGATCCTCACTGGATAATTAGGACTAACGGGAACAGAGAAGTAGGACCCAATGCTTGTCCGGTTTTTTCACCATATGGCTACAACAAGATCGTTAATACAAAGGAATTTTTACCTAAAATATACAAACTAATGAAGGGAAAAAACAATAAAATAAATAGAACGTTATTTAGCAGAGAGATGCTTAATTTAATCTACAAAGAAGGATTAAGTAGTATTTCTAAAAAATATATGATAAATAGAGTGAAAAAATTTCTTCCCCTTATCGAAGATAGAGACTTTAAAATTCGTGGAACCTCTGGAATTCGATCAAACTTGATAGATAACGGTGGTAATTTTGTAATGAATCCAATATTTATGCTAAGAAATAACATGCTTCATATATTAAACTACAATTCGCCAGGAGCTACAGGTGCTTTCCCCATAAGCTATTCAATAATTTATAAACTTATCCAGCTAGGAATTTTGAAAAACGACCGGGAGGATGGCCACAAGGATGCTCAAGTAGTATGCTTTGACCAGAAACTAATTGAAGCATGTAAGTATGAAATTGGCCTTGATTTTATTTGA